The sequence below is a genomic window from Mus musculus strain C57BL/6J chromosome 4, GRCm38.p6 C57BL/6J.
TATGGGAAACTGTTAAAATACATACATCTTTATGAACATAACCAGTGAGAATCCCAGGATCCAAAATACTGCACAGGGCTATGTCCCTGCACTTCTAAGGGTCATCTGAAGAATCAGAAAACTGCCTCTTGCTCACACCACTTACACATTACATCAGGCTTCCATGTTCACCACAAGCCACTGCAGAACCATGAGCTGGACTCTGTGAGCTCAGGGGACACAAGCTCAGAAGGTGCTCAACAAGCTGAGAATGTGTGAGTTCTTGCTTGTGGAAATGAGTTCTTAAGAAGCatcaggccaggcgtggtggcacacacctttaatcccagcactcgggaggcagaggcaggcggatttctgagttcgaggccagcctggtctacagagtgagttccaggacagccagggctacacagagaagccctgtcttgaaaaaaacaaaacaaaacaaagaagcctCAGATCCTCCCGCGAGGTCTATATAACTGACACTGACGGAAGCGTGTTCTAAGACATGAGCAAACGGACTGCGGAGTAAATAGCACCCTGTGTCCCCTTCCTCACAGGGAGAGCCTGAGGCAGGTGAGTGCCGGTTACAGCTACAACGGGCCTGGAGCTTATTAACTGCTCTCGGTTGAAGCTTGAACCTGAGATGGACACAGCGGAAGCACAGTATCCGAGGTAAACTGATGTATACTGTGTCTGCATGGCAGGAGTGATCATTTCAGCGTATGTTAAAGTTTTAGATGGAATGAAGATATCATAGCAACGACTAACCAGCAGAGAGCAGAAAGGATGAAGGTGCAAGCActgttaaagaaaaaacaaaacaaaacaaaacccaaaaagagACGGCAAGCACATCTAGCATCCTAGCACCTAGAACAGTTCCTGGCCCCACGTTATCATGGAGTGTTTTTAGAATGGGTGATTAATGAAATGAGAAAGCCAAACACAGACAACTGAAGGTTGAGAATGGGCATTCAGGAAAGGAAGGTAAGCAATACTAGGATTTCTTAggatgggaaaggagagagagaatacagtTAGACAAAAGGAGACTGGGTTGAGTATTAAATTGTAAAAACCAGGAAAGTAGCGGCTGAGAGATGACAACGCAACGGTCTGTTTCTCATTCTCCCATTCCTCGAATCCCTGGACTTAAGCATGACAGGAGATGGTAAATCTTGTGCTACACTTTTTGGGGGGTTTTCACTATGTGGATGACAATGGCCTTCAGGTCCCATCCCGCCTCATCCTCCAGCGTGCGGGGATGAGCTGCTGTGCTCACCTCTCTCTAACAGAATAAACGGAATAGCTTTAAAAAAGTAAGTACAGGAGAGCTAGGGAGAAGCCGTAATGATAAAGACGCTGGTAAATGGTTCTTCTAAAGGGCCCAGATTCAATCCCCTGCACGTACATGttaacaaccatctataactctagttctagggggaATCTAATCCCCTCTTATGGCTTCCATGGGCCCTGAAacccatgtggtgcacagacatttaagcaggcaaaacacccatacatatataaaaaaatcttttaaagcaGATGAAGTGATgctggggatatagttcagtccgcagaatgcttgcctagcctCATGAAACCCTAGGCTCAATCTCCAGCACTGCTAACGATGGTTTGGTGGTATCTGCCTGTAATCTCATCACTCGGGGagtagaggtaggaagatcagagTTTAAGGCATATTGGCTGTAAGGCAAggttgaggatagcctgggctacaacaaACAGACAACAGAGAAAAGAGACTGAAATATAAGAAAAGGCCGATGCACGTGGTATATACTGAGCTCTTTAAGAGATGATTCACAAACAATGTAAGGAGCAACGAgcgactttaaaaagaaaatcacacgGACAGAATGTCACAGAGAAAACTGTGGCCAGGCAGATCTGTTCAAGTAAACCAACAATTCTCAAGGCAACCAAGTTACTGGATCCATGAACTTTCAGGGGCCAGAAAAAGGGAATCCGAGCTCTCAGAATCTTACCTATAAAGTCACATCTATTAGACAAAGACATCATGGAGTCAACACAAGAAGAAAGTATGTCTTTCTAATTCAGAGGGAAGAGATCCTGTACCAACCAAAGCTATTTTTCATACAGAGTATGTGAAATCTCACTAAGTAAAAAGAAATGCATTGGTCTGTTAGttattaaatgataaaaatactattttgctgtgcttttttaaaaaagaagaagaaagcctaTAGCTGTGGTACGTGTCTTGAAATCCACACTCAGGCAGAGATGGGCACAtcgcagagtttgaggccagcctggtctacaatgcaagttccaggacagccttggctacacagaaaaccttatctcaaaaaacaaaccaacaccaaagaaataaaataaataactacataaactaaataaataaataagggaaatgaCATGGATTATATGTTGAAAGTAACATGTTAACGTCTGTTCTATTTCCGAGAGAACAACCCGATCTTAGTGCAAGCCACTCAAGCAACATTGGTCTCATACCTCTTTGGGTCCAGTTGTTCCAGAAAGGAAGCTGAGTTGGAGCAGTGTGCGCGTAGAACGCCCTCACGTCTTGAGGGGCAAGCAGGTCGACAAAGTGCACGCTCTTGAGGAAACCCCTCTTAGAATTCAGGATCAAAGCAGCCTGCTCAGAAATGTGCACTAACCTTCCAGACAGAAACGAAAACACGGCCGCGAAGGTATCctgcaggaaatatttaaaacagaCACGGAAGAACTCACAGACAACGCCTCTGCAAAGTCAGGTTCTTCAGGATTTCTATCACGACACATACACCCAACACGCACACACTTGTAAAGATAAAAAGCTTCCTAGTTTTCTCCAGCATGCTCCTTAACAACTACTATAAAaagcctaccatgcttcctaaaAGTCTAATCTCTATGCCAGAAAGCCCACACCAGCTTCCATGCAGACTAAATATATACAGAGTGCACACACTTTTCTGCAAACTGCGCTCCCCACCAGGAGGGACTGTCTTCTTGTCAGCAGACTCTGCGCTTAAAGCCCAAGCTCAAGCACTCCTCCTCCACAAAGCTGCCCCTGACAGACCCCATTACATAAGAATTGCATCTCAGACCTGTTTTATTAGCCACTAAGTTCATTTGTAACCAGCCATTGTGCTTCCTAGCACGGACTTGTTTCCCTGTCTAGACGGACTGCGAAGATTTTAGAGGGCGAATGTTTTCTTAAAACTTGCTCTTTAAACACCTACCACATCACTGTGCATGTTAGCAGAACAGGCTCTATTATGTAACACTACACAACTCCTGTTGTAGAACTATAAAAAATCATTAAGTTATGATGATGTTGGAGTCTAAATACCAAATGAAGGGAATCTCCACCATCAACACACTATGAGGCTTAATTACTCTGTCAACAAGAagagattaaaaatataaatataccacTAAATTTCTCTTCTAAAATGTCACTACAGAAATGACATCTCAACTCACCTGTACTACAAAGTCCAGTGGTTACAACTTGAGGAAGTAGGTATTGGAACTAAGAATGATataaatagaaagtaacaatttGGAGATTAGAATACGATGCAGGAAATTACTCTGCCACGTTTtgcttgttgctttttttttttttttttttttctttttctgtgagagAACAGGGGATGCTGAGGGGGAGGGCATTACCTGCTGGCTAAGCACAGGAAACTATGATACAGCACAAGGGGCCAGGGGTCGCGTCTACCTTCAGACAGGATCTCTGGTATGGGCAGGAGACCTCATAGTACCTTTTTAGAACtttcacccttttttttttccctcagcaaGTGAAACTTCCAGTGACTATTTTAACACCCAGAAAAGGTCCCTAGGAAGAGTCACCAGGTGGAGATGGCAAAACTCATTAAATCTTACTGTGTTCTTAGAAGTATGTTCAGAAGCCAGAGCGGTGAGGTCCTCAAGACTGTATACAGTCACATCTGCCTGGTGTGCTCCGCGTGGACCGAGACTCTGGAAAAAGTCACTGTTTGCTAAGAAAGACAGGGAGATAGACACACAGAGTGGTGACAAGCGTATCTTTAAGAAGTCATTTCTCAGCACGCTAAGGTTGGTGTATTTCCTTAGATGACGATCCCTTACGTGGGTTTCCCTCAAAACcaggtgatttttttgtttgcatCAAGGATATGGTTAGGAATGCAAGGTTAGGTATGCAAACTCAAGACTATGAGTTTTATGAATCCTGCCTGCTCTGGGTTACAAGGAGCAAGATTCACTAGAAGTTCTAAAGCTAGTTAATAAAATCAAAGtccagatacacacatatatttttttaatggaggAAACACTAGAATTCACAAACTATTGATCACAGACTGAGCAAAGCGGTTTCTGCTGGGGGAAGGAAAAACATTTGTTCTTTGATTTAGTCTATTTTGTATATACTACAACTGCATTTCCAAAGTGTGTGCATGACAGAAAAAAACAACCCAGACATGTATTTGCTCGTGTAATCTCCATGGAAGGCAATGCTCCTTGAAAAAGTCCTCTGAGTTTTACTTAAACTGCTCAACTCTTTACTCTTGCAACAGATAGGCACAATATTGCACAGTTACTAAACTGTCAGACAAATAACGTTCTGCTGGCTTTTCAAACTTGGAAAGCCTAAAGCACCACTTACATCAGCTTTAGACTTGCTTGTCTTGGCTACAAATAAAGCCCAAGCCTCTGGAGGCTGGAGTTCCACTGCACATGAGGACTGAGCCCAGCGCCACCCTATTCGCTGCAATGCATTTACCTTGCACACTGTGTACACAGCGCAGGGCATAGTTAAGAGCATCTAGGGTACTGGGCTTAGTGTGCCTCTCGGCTGGGAAATACTTTTTCATTTCTTGGACAACCATTATAAGCTCTTCAGACATTCTGTTTCGGTCTTCGTGTTCACtgaataggaaaaaaacaaacaagaaaccgtAATGGTGGACACTCAAGGAATATCTGATTTTTAGGGATGTCTGGCCACCTCAACTAGCCCAGGTCACAGGTTTAATGCCCTTTCTCTTCCAGGTAGGGGACATTCTACACTTTCATTCTCCCTTCAGTCCCAACTCCGTCAAATTCTTTAAccactttcctctttctttccgtACTCTGGTAATTTAGTTTAGTAACATTCCCCCTCCCATCAATCCTCACCGAACTATTTGGAAGTTCCCTTTCAGGTCGCCTCCCCCCCCTACCGCGTCCCCGGGatcaaaaatacaataaaaagttGTAAATCCTGCTTTCCCTGCTCCAGGGAAGGACAATAAACACAGAGGGTGGTGGGGAGACTTCCTAGCGTCACCTGTGGCTGCTGTCCACGCAAGTGCCCTGCAGAGGACCCTCCTGGCCAGACGCCCCCTGGAGCCCCGGTCCCCTAGTCTGGGGACAGTCGCCACCAGGTACTGCCGGGTCTCCACAGGGATCCATCCCGCCTGGCAGCCCTCAGCCTGCTTCTCTCAGTTTGCAGCTAGCAACCAAACCCGGCTTGTTTTGGTCCCTGCCATCGCCTTCGGGAAAGACTGGTCGCCGACCACGCTCATCTGAGGGGCACttttctcctcagcatttccaCAGACTCTGCTGGGGTGACGAGCTACAGCGACAGCTCGATGGCGGAAGCTGGCTGGACGGACCACCAGCGGGGCTCTCAGGGAGCGCGGTCAGCCTGCAACAACTTTTCCACCGTCCTTGCTGGGAAGCCGGCGAGCATCGAGAAACACCTCAGAGAGCAACGTCCGGCGTGACCGGgcagaaggcaggggcagcagcGCCCGGCCGTGCGGGCTCGCAGGCGTCCCGCCAGCCGAGCAACTCGCCGCCGCCCCGCAGAGCCTCGCCCACCCGCGGGCAGTCCAGTCTCGAGGCCGTCCGCGTGCCCAGTGGCCGCCGGCCCCGCCCCCTGCGCGCCAGGGATCCGGTCCCGCCCCTTCGCCGCGCGATTGGTCGCTGTTACCGGCAACACGAGCTCCCATTGGTCAGAGGGCGGGGTGCAGGTCGTGCACGGCGGGGGTTACATAACCGCGGGCGGGTGGGCGGGTGCAAAGGCCCCCGAGTACCTTACATAACGCGCGGGTCGGGCGAGGGCGGCTCTCGGCCAATCCTGGCCAAGTGGAGTGGCCTGGAAGACAACAGGGCCGGGCCGCGCAAGTCTACTGCCGGGCTTCCCGGAGGCGTGGCCTTGGGGCTGTCAGTCACGGGAGGGCGGGGTCCGCGCAGCCAACAGGTAAGTGGACCCGGTGGCGCTTGTGAGTCCGCAGGCCTCTGGGGCTCCCCGGTATCCCAGGAATGCAGTGCTTTGGGGTTCCCATTGTTTTCATCTTTCCAAAACTTGCTGCTTTCTCCCACCCGCCAATATAGGTGAGTGAACCCAGGTAGAATCCAACCGTATTTTCAGAAATACAAGTTTAATGGTACAAGGTAAGGTCCTTGGCTGCCCTCGAGTTACAGGTTCATTTGGCAACAGGAGTTAGATAGTATTGTAAGCGACGCTCTGTTTTCGAGGAAACAGCCAGGATGCTCCTTTTACATAACTGTCTCTACCCTTCAGAAACGAAAGGTACAGGGCAGAGCTCCAGCCTTCTGCTGCCTGGGTACATCAAGAACACACTCGGTagtgggtggagagatggcacagcacttGAGAGTtaagcacctactgctcttccttTGGATGGTTCCCAGGCATCTTCTATCAGTGTCTCACAaagtgcctgtaattccagttataggagatccaatgccctcatcCATCAAGACACCTGCACAGTGAGCATACGCTATCCAGACATACACCACATAAATaataagatctttaaaaaaatacactaagTATTTGTTGGATGAATGAAAGTGTTCAGgccaaaggagaaggggaaaatgCCAGAGAGCAAGTATCCACATTTCATATTGGGCAAATGAccgatttttaaaaaaagtctttctCCACACTGGATTACTCTACTCCTGAGTTCTTCAAGAAACATTCATTGTACGACCATTGGGTGCACATGTGGGCAGGGATTATTGTACTGAGGACAGAACCAAATTCTCTCATACTCAACATACAACACATGGATGATGCCTCAAAGTCAAGAAAGCCTAAGATGCTGGTAGGACATAAACTGGTAGGAATGggaaggacagaggaaggaggCAAGAGCCCCAGGGAACAGGCTGGAGGGTAAGGGAGGGCCGCTGAGAAGGGGAACTGAATCTGAGTGATCCTTTGGGGTGGGGGAAATGGGTGGGCTAACAGAACTGAAAAGCACTGTCCCTTTCAGGCCATCCTTGTGAAGTACAGGTTAGTCATTAAGAACCTGAAGCGAGGGCTAGAAAGacggctcagtgcttaagagcactgactgctcttctgaaggtcccaagttcaaatcccagcaatcacatggtggctcacaacaatcaataatgagatctgatgctcttctggtgtgtctgaagacagctacagttacttagatataataataataaataaatctaaaaaaaaaaaaagaacctgaagcaatgggagaaaggaagggcCAGATTGTGATGGGGTTTGTGCTTAAGGAAAAGTATTTAGACTTTTATGTTGTAAACATAGACAAAATCCTACCCGGTCTATATTACATTGTTTGCAAGAGTGGGGGAATGAGGGGAAATATATTCAAAGGaaggcagattaaaaaaaaaaaaaagccacacattTGGGACATGCCTCCCCTAAGTTTACCTGTGTGGTTGGTAGCTGTGTGGTGTACCAGGGTCAACTCTACAAATCACTTCCAGAAGACACTATTTAAGAAACCCAATAGCCAAATCCTTACTGGTCTGGTAACTGCAAACCAGCTATGGACTCATCTCTGCTCTGAAAAGCACTTTTCATTAAGGTATATGATGGTTAATTCCAGTTGTCGACTCCATTGTATGTGGAATCAACTAAAAGGCAGCCTGCCAGGTATTCCTGATGGGTTTCCCTGCTCGGAGTATGTAAAGTGGGGAAGATAGGAGAAGGAAGCTCTGCTCTTTGCCTGCAAGCCTTCACTCACAGGCGAGTTAATCTACCCTGCTGTTGCTGCACTCTGATGTTATCAGAACTCAGTATGTTTTCATGGGCTTCCACATGGGCTTCCACATGGGcttaacaccagagattttcCAGGAGTCCTCCAGGCCCACAGTACCAGATGGAAACTTCTGAGGAACTCAGCCTCATGGACTAAGCAGCTATCAGGTTCTCAGCATCTTCAGTGTGAGGTAGACCATACCacataataaaaatcttttaaaaatatatgttcacCTTATTAGTTCTGTTGCTCTAGAGTCCCCTAACACAGGGTGAGATCTACATCTTCTCACAGGAATATGTGCTCCTAGGataatgaataagaaaaaaacatagtttgtcagggagggagggggagcatcAAGGGTCAGAAGTTTAGGACATGCATCAGGTGTATTCCCAACTCCACTCCAAGAAACACGACACAGGATCATGTTAATAAACAACTTTATTCTGGTCACCATACCGGGAACATTCCCAGCTAAATGCACAGAGAAGCGAGGTATCACTGTGTTAATACAGGAGCCACTGAGTTACATGGGACAGAATATGAGGAGACAGCACCAAAGTTGTGAGGTCAGACCAGGACAGAAGCCCTAGGCTGATGCGGCAAGGCATATCTTCAACATCTGTATTGTTTCAGTAATGTTAGGGGAACAGATAAAAAACTAGAACCAGTTgggcgttggtggcacacgcctttaatccctgcacttgggaggcagaggcaggcggatttttgagttcgagccagcctggtctacaaagtgagttccaggacagcaagggctatacagagaaaccctgtctcaaaaaacaaaacaaaaacaaaaaactagaaccAGATTCTATGACATCTTGAGTAATGCTgctttacacacaaacacagatttcAGGACATTCTAGTGGCACTGCCATAGGCAAGCAGCTTTCCCTTCACCACTTCCTCAATTCCACCCATGCCTGAACTCCTGTCTTTGAACCAAGCCTTGATGAAAGTCTCATATAAACAATGAAACTGTCCCAGACAGCAATGGCTACATTCTAAGAGCACCAGGCATCTCTGGTTAGCTATCCTCTACGAGTGACCGGTGGCTTACCTCAAGCATAAGACAGAGATGAGTACAAGCAGTACACAGTCTTCTGGAACTCTGTGCAGACTGATGCCTTGGTGAGGCTGCACGGCTACTGCTCACATCGCACTAGAGACCACAGCCTAGCTCAGTCTACAAACTGCTGGCTAAGTATCTTGTCTACAGGTGTGATCTGAGCCCACCTCCATAGCTCTAAAGAAGAAACCAAATCAGAATGACTAGCCTTCTCTATAGCATTTCACAGGATGGACTGCCGACATGTTGAAGGCTCGCTCTCACAGtattaacatttttcttaaagGACACCTTGAGTTACATTTGGCACTTATTTGAATGTATCTATTGGGGCAATTTATTTGTACTTAACTTTTGGCAAAATAGAAACTTTGGTCATAGTTCTATAAAAACTTCTTAAAGGGTTATTTCTGGTTAAAATACTATTTTAGGAGTGATatacaacaagaacaagaaagtaaACATAGTCATATCTAACATAAGAGCATGAGCTCTTCACCAGCATCTTAAATACAGCGGGAGTCAGTAGTGCTTACAAACGGAGAATAATCTTAAAGAACAGTTTCCTAGCTATCAAAATAAGGCACACCCTGCTATTGTCACCCATTGCTGTTAGGCAGTAGTGTTCTTCTTGGAAGGTCCAAGTTAGGAATCTAATTACCCAAAAGTTTAAAATGTGGTTTTGAAGATGATGTCAGATGTGGGGACAGCTGCCTTGAACAAAACCCCCTTCCTGGAATCCACAACAAGTCATCTTGAGTGACAACATCCACCTCCATTCAGCACTCAGAACTACACAAGTCCTCTTTCCCAGTCCAGAAATCTGTAAAGGCACTGTGCAAAATGTGGGGAGGGTAGGTCACACCTCCAGTTTGGAGTGTATATGAAAAACAAAGGCACATTTTCTAGGCACTAAACTGTATGTAAACTAACAAAAAtaatcatttggaaaaaaaacaatagGTAAGCTCGATAACACGGCAGGTTCTAAGTAGAAAGTCTTGAAGAAGATCCTGAATATCGGGCTTCAGTTTCATCGGTTCTTCATTAAGAGACACACCACACTAAGAGGCAGGGAAGATTTAGAAACAATGAAAAGGGCATGTTAGTCTTTGTGTGTGCAAATACTCAGTAGGGATGGACTTCTACTGTctaaagagggacagagagaaactgACTTGGCCAGTTTTCCACTGGCAGCTTCTTTACATGCTACAGGGCTCTGGGGAAGACTAAACTCAAAAGTGGAAAAGGAAATACTAACAAGAACTAGCAAAGGAAGGCATGCTTTGCTAGGATGTTCGCATAGACTGGAATGAAAATAAAGTGAGTTCTTCTAATATGCAGTCACAAGAGTGGTGGGAGTAGCTATGTGCTAGCTATATACATTATTTACATAATTACTATTTCTGTTCTCCTATGCCAGGTACTTTCTTATGTAATAACCAGGTTTGTCCTAACAACACAAGGTGGACACCATTACCATCTTCATTTTATTCATGAGGACACTTGAGGTCCAGACAGACCCAACTGCTTGCCCAAAGTCACAGAGCCTTACTACAGGTGGCATAGCTGGGATGGATCAACTCAGCTAATCACTACATTCCACAAAAGGACACAGACTAAAACTGCACAGGAGAGAAAAATTGACCAGACATTAGGAGTGAGATTTGCTATTCTTAAAGGATAAGTgcacccatctatccatcatccatctaacAAAACACCAGACTTTAATTACAAAAACTCAAATATTTAGGATCATtttggtggcacaggcctataatcctagcGCTTGAAATGTTAAGGCggaaagatcacaagttcaaggccagcctgggttgaaCATCGAGACCCTGCCtcgagaccctgcctcaaacttcCCGCAATACCATCATCTCAAAACACCCTCAAGTATTTAAAATACTTGATAAAGAACGATATTTAAACCTTGGACTGAATCCACTCTTTGCTGCTGCACAGACGAACGTCTATGACCATGGGTAACTCaccgatgatgatgatgacaatgatcaCCAGGACACTGATCCCTATCGCCCACATCTGCAACAAGACAGATCCATTTAACATTGCAAAACAGACAGTGCTCGCCGCAACCGCTACAGTgtgaaataatttatataatttctaaagcctaaattttatattttcagttaagTCCTGAAATTTAGTTATGGGCTTTCAGAAGTAGATTCCAATCCTCTGTGacctctgaaaacacacacatttccacACAGGCTCCTGATCTTGTCCCATTATCTCAGAGTGTCCTTTCTAAACAAAGCATAACAGGAAGTGTGTGAGCTCTAATCACAGACATTCCCATTTGCTAAGTCTGCTTTGGACAATATTCATATGTTGCTTTCTCCTCTTTTTGAACAAGGTGGGATTTCTTagcatttaacttttttttttttttaaagatttatttatttattatatgtaatacactgtagctgtcttcagacactccagaagagggagtcagatctcgttacggatggttgtgagccaccatgtggttgctgggatttgaactcctgaccttcggaagagcagtcgggtgctcttacccactgagccatctcacgagCCCAGCATTTAACTTTTGAAATTGGAGCCATTCCCAGAATGGGCAGTTAACTGAGCATCAAAGCCAATAGCCCCGTCAGTGTGTTCTCAGTTACCTAGGTCTAGTGCCCACGACTGCTTGGGCCGTCTGATTCTGCATGTCTTCTAACTTTAGCCACAAAACATGGCATTAGATTCCCAGCTGTGGGCCAGGAAAAGGGATATAGACTCATAGTTGGCCAAGATTCTACCCACTACCCAGAGTCACCCAATGCAACAGAGTGCCTGTGCAACACTTGGGGTATGGAGGCCCGCTGTGAAGGTCTGTCAAGAGAGCATTACCTTGCAGTTCTTCCACCAATACTTTCTCTTCAACTTGGCAGCACTTGTTTCAAACTGCGAGGCACCTGCCTGCAGTGCATCTGCGCGGTCATCTAGCTCCGAGAGCTTCTGGTCTCTTTCTAACACCTTATCCACATTGACTCTCATGATGTCAACCACCTAAATGGACATGGTCACAGTTACacggaaaggagaggaagaacaaAACTCCACATGACACCTATGGgcactttgtatttttttccagaTCAGTACTTTATTATGTTGAGCTAAACTTCCACTTAAGAAGGAAGCCCAGGCCTTTGGGATACATCCACACAGCAAACCAGGAATAGAAGAGACTTCAATTACAGAGAAGCCCACATTAGTATCACATACTATGGTGAGAGACTCAACTTCCTTCTAAGATCTGAAGCAGAACAACAGGATGTTTCACTTTCATGGCTGTTCAACACTACACTGGCAGTCTTGGTCAGGGCAATTATCCAGGGGAAGAAAGGCATCCGGTTGGAACAGAGGAGTACAACTATCTGTGCCACATGTAAGAAACTCTTAAGACTCCTTCATaggaggctgcagagatgactcatcAGGTAAGCTGAGTgcaatctctgggacccacatcatgaaaagagaaaactgactcctgcaagttggcCTCTGATGTCTGCGTGTGGTGGGTGTACTGTGTGTTCCCACCACCAATTATTTTTAGAGCCAGATCTGTGCCCATCAGTAATCCCTACACTCTTAAgatgagaggtggagacaggagaatcacttgTATGCTCATGGACCAGTTAGCCTGCATTTCATAGCACAGTATGGCAGAAACAAAAGAGACATCACCTTGACAAAGTGGAAGAGAACCAACTTcaagaaagttgtcctctgacctccaacacATATGCCATAGCATACCCGTGCCTCAATGAAGTACCTTACCTCTTCAGTACATacaaaaacactcacacacatacacaaacatacacactaaataaaaatattttaatataatttttcaaaatctacAATGAATAAATTCAGTTAAGTTTCAGCATCTAAGATAAACACTTATCAGTTGTTTTTCTTCATGCCAGCAATGAACAATCCAAAAAGAACATTAAGAGAACAGCATCTTAATGTTCCAAAAACCTCATAATAAAATTATA
It includes:
- the Vamp3 gene encoding vesicle-associated membrane protein 3, which encodes MSTGVPSGSSAATGSNRRLQQTQNQVDEVVDIMRVNVDKVLERDQKLSELDDRADALQAGASQFETSAAKLKRKYWWKNCKMWAIGISVLVIIVIIIIVWCVS